Proteins found in one Burkholderiales bacterium genomic segment:
- a CDS encoding cupin domain-containing protein: MTIRAIATAVLLAVTASSAYAASADHHRIVRPSDLKWMDVKSLPPGAKVAVIEGDPNKEGFVTIRIKLPAGYKVAPHYHGTVERSTILSGTLYIGMGDKWEPQKATAMPPGTVLLMPPKQPHFAIAKEEVIFQLNVMGPWTVTYVNPADDPRGK; encoded by the coding sequence ATGACGATCAGAGCTATCGCAACGGCCGTGCTGCTCGCGGTGACGGCGTCCTCGGCCTACGCAGCGTCTGCGGACCACCATCGCATCGTCCGGCCGTCCGACCTCAAATGGATGGACGTGAAGTCGCTGCCGCCGGGCGCCAAGGTCGCCGTCATCGAGGGCGATCCGAACAAGGAAGGCTTCGTCACGATACGGATCAAGCTGCCGGCGGGTTACAAGGTCGCGCCGCACTATCACGGCACGGTCGAGCGCTCGACCATCCTCTCCGGAACGCTCTACATCGGTATGGGAGACAAGTGGGAGCCGCAGAAAGCCACCGCGATGCCGCCGGGCACGGTGCTCCTCATGCCGCCGAAGCAGCCGCACTTCGCGATCGCGAAGGAAGAGGTGATCTTCCAGCTCAACGTGATGGGGCCGTGGACGGTCACCTACGTGAATCCCGCCGACGACCCGAGAGGTAAATGA
- a CDS encoding pyridoxamine 5'-phosphate oxidase family protein: protein MTERALSADAVAFIAARNSAYIATASAEGQPYVQHRGGPAGFLRVLDGRTIAFADYAGNRQYVTTGNLARNERAFMFLMDYAAGRRLKLWGRARVVVDDAEFLKRVVDREYDATVEHAIVFTLSSWEWNCSRHIPRLVPA, encoded by the coding sequence ATGACCGAGCGCGCGCTTTCCGCCGACGCCGTCGCGTTCATCGCCGCGCGCAACTCGGCCTACATCGCCACCGCGAGCGCCGAAGGCCAGCCGTACGTCCAGCACCGGGGAGGGCCCGCGGGCTTCCTGCGCGTGCTCGACGGCCGCACCATCGCCTTCGCCGATTACGCCGGCAATCGCCAGTACGTGACCACCGGCAATCTCGCGCGCAACGAGCGCGCGTTCATGTTCCTCATGGATTACGCCGCCGGCCGGCGGCTCAAGCTGTGGGGACGCGCGCGCGTGGTGGTCGACGATGCCGAGTTCCTGAAACGCGTCGTCGACCGCGAATACGACGCGACGGTCGAGCACGCGATCGTCTTCACGCTCTCGTCCTGGGAGTGGAACTGCTCGCGGCACATTCCGAGGCTCGTTCCTGCTTAG